A single window of Methylacidimicrobium sp. AP8 DNA harbors:
- the kdpA gene encoding potassium-transporting ATPase subunit KdpA — translation MTTSFWLALGLFFGGLALVSWALALYLRQVLDPEGKTWLDPLIRPLERWTYRLCGIDPRKEENWKGYLGSLLAFNLVGLLLTYLILRIQHELPLNPQGFGPLSPDLAFNTAVSFATNTNWQSYAGESTVSYFSQMVGLVLHNFTSAATGIAAAAALIRALVRTGSRTIGNFWVDLVRIHYYLLLPLSFAIAVVLVSQGVPQNFSPYARARLVEPVVLPGPDGKERRIETQEIVQGPIASQEAIKQLGTNGGGYTNANSAHPYENPTPLTNLIEIYNILCIPAALAVYLGLAVRRRAHGWAVWGVMAILLLGGILVCWQAEAGGNPLLVAQGLSPIDGNREGKEARFGTLDSALFAVVTTAVSCGAVNSLHDSYTPLGGLIPLFNMEMGEVVFGGVGSGLYGMLIFVILGVFLFGLMIGRTPEYLGKKIGASEVKLAVLSMLVLTLSILGLSAWAIASPWGLAGLGNGGPHGLSEILYAFSSTTGNNGSAFAGLSANTPWYNTTLGIAMLAGRYLMLVPVLRLAGLLAAQKKVATGQAAFPVSGGLFMVLLLATVLIVGALNFFPVLALGPILEHFLLHAGRTF, via the coding sequence ATGACAACCTCCTTCTGGCTGGCCCTCGGGCTGTTTTTCGGAGGGCTCGCGCTCGTCAGCTGGGCTTTGGCCCTCTACCTGCGCCAGGTGCTCGATCCGGAGGGGAAGACCTGGCTCGATCCCCTCATTCGGCCGCTCGAGCGGTGGACCTACCGGCTCTGCGGGATCGATCCCCGCAAGGAGGAGAACTGGAAAGGGTATCTCGGCTCCCTGCTGGCGTTCAACCTAGTCGGTCTCCTGTTGACCTACCTGATCCTGCGGATCCAGCACGAGCTACCCCTCAATCCCCAGGGCTTCGGCCCGCTCTCCCCCGACCTGGCCTTCAACACGGCGGTGAGCTTCGCCACCAACACCAACTGGCAGAGCTATGCGGGGGAGTCGACCGTCTCCTACTTCTCCCAGATGGTGGGGCTCGTCTTGCATAATTTCACCTCCGCGGCCACCGGGATAGCCGCAGCGGCGGCGCTCATCCGGGCGCTTGTCCGAACCGGGTCCAGGACGATCGGCAACTTCTGGGTCGACCTGGTGCGGATCCACTACTACTTGCTGCTTCCCCTCTCCTTCGCCATTGCGGTCGTTCTCGTTTCCCAAGGGGTTCCGCAGAACTTCTCCCCCTATGCCCGGGCACGGCTCGTGGAACCGGTCGTGCTCCCGGGTCCCGATGGAAAGGAGCGCCGGATCGAAACGCAGGAGATCGTCCAGGGACCGATTGCCTCCCAGGAGGCGATCAAGCAGCTGGGCACCAACGGAGGAGGCTACACCAACGCCAACTCGGCCCATCCCTACGAGAACCCCACACCCCTTACGAACCTGATCGAGATCTACAACATACTCTGCATCCCGGCCGCACTCGCCGTCTACCTCGGGCTGGCGGTACGCCGCCGGGCTCACGGCTGGGCGGTCTGGGGGGTGATGGCGATCTTGCTCTTGGGAGGAATCCTTGTTTGCTGGCAGGCGGAGGCGGGCGGCAACCCGCTTCTGGTGGCGCAGGGGCTCTCGCCGATCGACGGCAATCGCGAAGGGAAGGAGGCGCGGTTCGGGACGCTCGATTCGGCTCTTTTCGCGGTCGTGACGACGGCGGTCTCTTGCGGAGCGGTCAACTCCCTGCACGACTCTTACACGCCCCTGGGCGGCCTGATCCCGCTCTTCAACATGGAGATGGGCGAGGTGGTCTTCGGCGGAGTCGGGTCAGGGCTCTATGGAATGCTCATCTTCGTGATCCTCGGGGTCTTCCTCTTCGGTCTCATGATCGGGCGGACCCCGGAGTATCTGGGGAAGAAGATCGGAGCGAGCGAGGTCAAGTTGGCCGTCTTGAGCATGCTCGTGCTGACCCTCTCGATCCTCGGATTGAGCGCGTGGGCGATCGCCAGCCCCTGGGGCTTGGCGGGCCTCGGCAACGGAGGCCCCCATGGGCTGAGTGAGATCCTCTACGCCTTCAGCTCGACCACCGGAAACAACGGGAGCGCCTTTGCGGGGCTTTCGGCGAACACCCCCTGGTACAACACGACCCTCGGGATCGCGATGCTGGCGGGGCGCTACCTGATGCTCGTCCCGGTGCTGCGGCTGGCCGGGCTCCTGGCCGCCCAGAAGAAGGTGGCAACCGGCCAAGCGGCCTTTCCGGTATCGGGCGGGCTCTT
- the kdpF gene encoding K(+)-transporting ATPase subunit F — MLAVLGILCVGLLAYLFAAMIWPEKF; from the coding sequence ATGCTGGCCGTTCTCGGTATCCTCTGCGTCGGGCTCCTGGCCTATCTTTTCGCGGCCATGATCTGGCCCGAGAAGTTCTAG
- a CDS encoding zinc-binding alcohol dehydrogenase family protein — MKLAKAYSFSRYGGPEVLTPIEIPVREPLPDEVLIRVAAIGINPSDVKNVAGYFGTRLPRIPGRDFAGVIVAGAGRQGEEVWGSGPGFGVDRDGAFVEYLCVPSSWVGKKPSCLSMEAAAAVGVPYVTAWSALIVAGGLMPEETVLIVGAAGAVGRAAIHIARWRKARVIAVSRSASALPGADDLISAREPDWPRRVVGLTEGKGVDLALDTIGGEFFEPCLKTLRTGGRQLAIASHPPVVSFNLVDFFHGAKRLIGVDSMALRGEEIARILEELRAGFEEGELTPPSVRTWPFASAKDALSAAKARPGEKQVLVFDPS, encoded by the coding sequence ATGAAACTGGCGAAGGCGTATTCTTTCTCCCGCTATGGGGGCCCCGAGGTCTTGACTCCGATAGAGATTCCCGTTCGGGAGCCTCTCCCGGACGAAGTGCTGATCCGTGTAGCGGCGATCGGGATCAATCCGAGCGACGTCAAAAACGTGGCGGGCTACTTCGGGACCAGGCTTCCCCGTATCCCGGGAAGGGACTTTGCGGGGGTCATTGTGGCCGGAGCGGGTCGGCAAGGAGAGGAGGTTTGGGGCAGCGGCCCGGGCTTCGGCGTCGACCGGGACGGAGCCTTTGTCGAGTATCTGTGCGTTCCGTCTTCTTGGGTGGGCAAGAAACCCTCGTGCCTTTCGATGGAGGCCGCGGCGGCGGTCGGCGTGCCGTATGTGACGGCTTGGTCCGCGCTGATCGTTGCCGGCGGTCTCATGCCCGAGGAGACCGTTCTTATCGTCGGGGCCGCCGGCGCGGTCGGCCGGGCGGCGATCCACATCGCGCGCTGGCGAAAAGCCCGTGTGATTGCGGTCTCCCGTTCGGCAAGCGCTCTTCCCGGTGCCGATGACCTGATCTCCGCCCGGGAGCCCGACTGGCCGCGAAGGGTGGTCGGCTTGACCGAAGGAAAGGGAGTCGATCTGGCGCTCGACACGATCGGAGGCGAATTCTTCGAGCCATGTCTCAAGACGTTGCGGACGGGCGGGCGCCAGCTCGCCATCGCAAGCCATCCTCCCGTCGTCTCTTTCAACCTGGTGGATTTTTTTCATGGGGCCAAGCGGCTGATCGGGGTCGACAGCATGGCTCTGCGCGGCGAGGAGATCGCCCGAATTCTGGAAGAGTTGCGGGCCGGCTTCGAGGAAGGAGAGCTCACTCCTCCCTCCGTGAGGACCTGGCCCTTCGCCTCGGCGAAAGACGCGCTTTCCGCAGCCAAGGCCCGACCCGGGGAAAAGCAGGTCCTGGTCTTTGATCCATCGTGA
- the rsmI gene encoding 16S rRNA (cytidine(1402)-2'-O)-methyltransferase → MRAGESNPRKGEESERDLPGWGDGAAEAAAPPEAPRLWVVATPIGNLEDITLRALRVLREADLVAAEDTRRTGQLLRCFGIQKPLVSCHRFNEARRLAQLLACVREGKRVALVSDAGMPGISDPGERLLRKCAEEGVRIEVIPGPSSVLTALLASGFSTTPFYFGGFLPVKAAARSAEWEAARDRPCTSVYFESPHRLRRSLEQAAASLGDRKICLARELTKKFEEVLRGTAETLLSEFRGREPRGEFCVVVEGAKEAAHRAA, encoded by the coding sequence ATGAGGGCCGGAGAATCGAACCCCCGAAAGGGAGAGGAGTCCGAGAGGGATCTCCCCGGCTGGGGAGATGGCGCGGCAGAGGCCGCCGCACCGCCGGAGGCGCCGCGCCTCTGGGTCGTGGCTACCCCGATCGGAAACCTCGAGGACATCACGCTGCGAGCGCTCCGGGTCCTCCGGGAAGCCGATCTGGTCGCCGCCGAGGACACCCGGCGAACGGGCCAGCTTTTGCGCTGCTTCGGGATTCAGAAGCCGCTCGTCAGCTGCCACCGATTCAACGAAGCCCGGCGGCTTGCTCAACTCCTGGCTTGCGTGCGCGAAGGGAAACGGGTCGCGCTCGTCAGCGACGCGGGCATGCCGGGGATCTCCGATCCAGGGGAGCGGCTGCTGCGGAAATGCGCGGAAGAGGGGGTGCGGATCGAGGTAATCCCGGGTCCCTCCTCGGTGTTGACCGCCCTTCTGGCCTCCGGCTTTTCCACGACTCCGTTCTACTTCGGAGGGTTTCTTCCCGTTAAAGCGGCCGCTCGGAGCGCGGAGTGGGAGGCGGCACGAGACCGACCGTGCACCTCCGTGTACTTCGAGTCTCCGCACCGACTCCGCCGCAGCTTGGAGCAAGCGGCTGCGTCTCTGGGCGATCGGAAGATCTGCCTAGCTCGGGAGCTGACCAAGAAGTTCGAAGAGGTGCTGCGCGGGACCGCGGAAACCCTCCTCTCGGAGTTCCGGGGCCGGGAGCCCCGCGGGGAGTTCTGCGTGGTCGTAGAAGGAGCGAAGGAGGCGGCGCACCGCGCGGCGTGA
- a CDS encoding MotA/TolQ/ExbB proton channel family protein codes for MSACFLFFSATGQANPRVVSEAISLFEIVHRGGLVMWPILLCSVIAAGVFLERMLFYRKEECNVDSFLAGLGNLLRKGRYEEALLRCQETPARAADIARQIILRRDYPPTELREMTRETAQLALPPLEAHLPILATISYVTPLLGLLGTVTGMIEAFLAMNRASGSVSLSDLASGIWAALVSAAAGIAVAIPTSIAYNYLLTRLTAIVQDIDRVSIEVLHALADSKRLNRATPYPDEIAASLSAASRNA; via the coding sequence ATGTCCGCCTGCTTTCTTTTCTTTTCGGCGACCGGCCAAGCCAATCCGCGCGTGGTCTCGGAGGCGATCAGCCTCTTCGAAATCGTCCATCGAGGCGGCTTGGTCATGTGGCCGATTCTCCTCTGCAGCGTGATCGCCGCCGGAGTCTTCCTCGAACGAATGCTCTTTTACCGAAAGGAGGAGTGCAATGTGGACTCTTTCCTGGCCGGACTCGGGAACCTGCTGCGCAAGGGGCGGTACGAGGAAGCTCTGCTCCGCTGCCAGGAAACGCCCGCACGGGCGGCCGATATTGCCAGGCAGATCATCCTGCGCCGGGACTACCCGCCGACGGAGCTGCGGGAGATGACGCGGGAGACGGCCCAGCTCGCCCTGCCTCCCCTCGAAGCTCACCTGCCCATCCTGGCGACGATCAGCTACGTCACGCCCCTTCTCGGGCTCCTGGGGACGGTCACCGGCATGATCGAAGCATTTCTGGCCATGAACCGGGCCTCAGGATCGGTCTCGCTGAGCGATCTAGCCTCCGGAATCTGGGCCGCGCTGGTGAGCGCCGCTGCCGGAATCGCGGTCGCCATTCCCACGTCGATCGCCTACAATTATCTCCTGACCCGCCTCACGGCGATTGTGCAGGACATCGATCGAGTCTCCATCGAAGTCTTGCACGCGCTGGCCGACAGCAAGAGACTCAACCGTGCCACCCCTTACCCCGACGAGATTGCAGCCTCGCTTAGCGCTGCTTCGCGGAACGCCTAA
- a CDS encoding biopolymer transporter ExbD produces MQPRLALLRGTPNLVPLVTVLFLLLLFFLLGSSFVTQPGLVVELPKSSLGVRMPVNGWIVSVTSTAEAKASGGRKPLIFCRDELLDLPGLRRLIEEASHGRPPQTLVIRADKDAPAGLLVEIMNIALAQKWSVLLATQPESEPPGGP; encoded by the coding sequence TTGCAGCCTCGCTTAGCGCTGCTTCGCGGAACGCCTAACCTCGTTCCTCTGGTCACCGTTCTCTTCCTCTTGCTTCTTTTCTTCCTTCTCGGCTCTTCGTTTGTCACCCAGCCAGGCCTTGTGGTCGAGCTGCCCAAAAGCTCCCTCGGCGTCCGGATGCCTGTCAACGGCTGGATCGTTTCGGTGACCTCGACCGCCGAGGCGAAAGCGAGCGGAGGGCGAAAGCCGCTCATCTTCTGCCGCGACGAGCTGCTCGACCTGCCCGGCCTGCGCAGGCTCATCGAGGAAGCCTCTCACGGACGTCCTCCACAAACCCTAGTGATTCGCGCCGATAAGGACGCTCCGGCCGGGCTCTTGGTAGAGATCATGAACATTGCGCTCGCCCAAAAATGGTCGGTATTGTTGGCCACGCAGCCCGAGAGCGAGCCCCCGGGAGGACCGTGA